Genomic window (Raphanus sativus cultivar WK10039 unplaced genomic scaffold, ASM80110v3 Scaffold0654, whole genome shotgun sequence):
CATGACGCTGAATATCCAAACGTTGTTGTTAATTTGGAATCGGCTATGGTGAATCCACCATACTCAATTagtgacgacgacgacgacgactaTCCTCCAAAGATCTCCCCTACTCGGCGAGTTTTCAATCTCAACCTCTGCCGTAATAAACGTATTTTGTCTATTCAGAAAAACTCCTTTCTTCGATTCTTATGTGTTTGTGTGCTTATTGGCTTTCTTCATGTTTTGATATCTGTCAGCTGACCCCAAAGTTTTCTTGGACGAGGCTTGGATACTTCTAGAGCCAGCTCTCACAAGCATCTTACATGAAGAGAACCTAGACCGTTTCTGCTTCGCTGAGATTTCACAGGCTGTTGATAAGACATCCTGCAATCCTTCATCCAGCGAAGACCTTTCCAACCTGATTGTAGATGTCTGTGGCACATATATTTCCACAACCCTGCAGTCTTTGGCAGTGCATTGCAATGATGATGATCCATCTCTGCTCTTGCTTCCCTTGGAGAAATTTTGGCTGGAGTTTCCTAAGAAATTACGGTTTATCTGTGAAATTGCTGGAGCTGGTGGACCAAACTTGTGGGAATTGGGTCTTAATCTTTTACCAAGAAAGCTCTTCTTGGCCTCTCAAATTTGTGACAAGGTTCGAACCTTCATTCTACTTCGCGTTACAGATCAAAGGTAACGTTCCTGCTGTCTACTTTCATGATTTTTAGGCGTTTGGATATACTGACTGActgactcttttttttctttctttctttctctagaTTAGGCAAGCCTGTTAACATGAGTCAGCTAGAGAATCTTATGTATATGTTTCGTTGGAATCCTTTCCGCGATTCGGGCTTCTTGAAGAAGCCCTTTCTTGACTCAACTGCTGAGTTTTACGCTGCAGAAGCAAAACAAGTCCTTGAACAGTCTTCTGACCTTCCCCAGTACTTGAAATATGTCGATGTACGTACCATTTCTTCTCTTTCTACATTTGTAGGTTTGTTTGAATGTATTTTCCCCTGAGTAGCTCTCTaccttgttcttttttttttttgcagcgaAGGGTTGGTGAGGAGACGAAAAAATGCATAAACCTCCCCCTTTTCTCTTGCTTCCAGGATGAGCTGCTTGAAGTTGTCAACAGGGAACTCTTGGGGGTTCATGCTCGTGCCCTTCTTGAAAAGGTTCTTCTTTCCTcctccttttctctctcttttttttttcttttcgttaCCAAACTTGTCTTAAGTACATGTGGTTGGTTGCAGGGTTTTGAGAAGCTAATGGATGAGAGACCCTGGGAGGCTCTTCGTATGATGTATGATCTCTTCTCCCAGGCGGGTTTAGTGTGTCATATCAAAGATGCACTGAGCTCCTACATTTGTCAAACTGTTGAGAAGATTTTAAAGGAAGAAGGCTCGTCCCTGGCTGAGTTCAAGGCTCACGTTGGTAAGATATGTTGTACTTACTTTGCCGAAGATCCGTTGTTGGAGATGACCTTCCACAAGTTTTTTGAAGGTCTTGGAGTGTATGTCTCTCCTGGCTCTTCTCCTTTCCGTGATCCATCCGCAGACGAGATGTATCGAAGCCCTCATTGGTTGTTTTAAcaagtttgtttttttattatgtcTACTAGTCCCCATTAATTaagtttattatataattaatatgattttatgttagtaatataacattaaatataaatgatGGAAGATACATGAattgttattaaatatttattattaaaatctttgattatcatttatttactttaataatattaggtaattttgtagcttctatttaagaaaataatgaaaacactaatagcataatatttatttaatttttgattaattttttttgtcatcaacctAAAACATATTCATATTGACTCTGTAAACCATATCAATAATTAAGTTTACTTTTATGATTAGTTTaataaagaatataatatatatttaatgaccaatatatttttctagGAATTTTTGAGGTGTCATATCTAAAACgttctaatgttttttttaatatatcagGGATATGAATTTTATAGCCAATATAAAATCAAAGctaatatctattctattaattcttcaataTGTCCTATTGATATTTAGTTGTGTccaactgattttttttataactgtatctaataatttaattaaatcaacAACACGTTCTCTTTGTATAATAAGCAGTTACGTTTTCTTCCAACACTAAGAAGGAGTTTTTGTcggtttataattttaaaattgggCCATGGGCTTCGATgtcgttttaaaaatcaactgATTTGTTACATTTGGTCTGATTGCAATGgccatataaatttatattgctTTCTTAACCACATTTAGGTTTAtggttaatttaattttaatagaagAAGACTAATAATATTGATTATTAAaaccataattttatataagattactattatatctataataatttatagatacagtgaaacctctataaattaataatgttgggactacaccaaaactatatttttttattaatttatagagattattagtttatcgagatactaattgaaccaaaaactcatttGGGACtaccaaattatattaatttatagagatattaatctatcgattattaatttaaagaggttatactgtatttgTTTACTATTATATCTATTAGCataactgtatatatatatatatattatttatagtttgcattgcaatatttttaataaactaaaaaattagtatattttaattttaaaataaatcttcaatttgtattcataaatttatgattagaaagttaataataaaatagtaataattaatttcagacatatttacagaaaaaaatacaaaacaacacTATATATGCGCTTCAAGCACAGATCAAGATCTAATATAGGTCTAACATTTtaccggacccgaagaaccaaacTAGAACGGATCCGAAAATACAGGTTCAGATCCGAGTCTatgctaaaatatttattggatCTTTTTTATGGGGACCCACAAGTTTCGGTTTGGATCTACGTTCTACAAGAGACCCAATCGGGTATTCGAAATactcaaaaattattatatattaggtAAATTTGGATGATTTTGtgtattttggatatttcagatatttttttaagtttcaggTTCATGTTTTTAGGTATAATTTCAGGTTTCGGGTAAATTTTagatttctaaaaaatataatttgggtgTTCGGGTAAAATTTGAGATACctttcgggttttcggatctGATTTTGGGTAAGTTTCAGATATATTTTCTCCAGGTATTTTTAGGATTTGCAGGTACTTTTCGAGTTTTCAAATTCAGTTTGGATATGTCTAGGCCTAATCTGaatagataaatatgattacaaaaaatggatttataattataaagaaacGAGTGTATGCCGGCCAactttaaattactattatttctaCAGTAAATcaaatagattttgattaagatttatatacatatatgactacaaaaaaatatgattaagaaaaaaacacaagttcgtgacaaaaaaaaaaagaaaaaaacacaagtattacaattaaatatctagaaaaagttaaacaaaaatatacatgtcCTTTTGAAAGGGTGGATCAGAATCTAGATTCTGAAGACCGAATGttctcaaatattaaaaaaaatagtttcatttaaaataaaaaatcatataaactttttaaaatacacaaaaacagattttatcaatatataacGGGTCTAtagcaaaaaaaacaatagttttaaaatattaaactttttatttaaattaaaatactaaaattactGTGAAATAATTCACAAGTTTAACAGCaggttaataaacaaaaatcataatacgggtaaGAATTATTTGGagtcttcaaaattttggtcatatttaaaataacaaaaataattcatacaataattttaaataaatttcataaaattcttaacaaatataatttat
Coding sequences:
- the LOC108845591 gene encoding putative cullin-like protein 4, translating into MVNPPYSISDDDDDDYPPKISPTRRVFNLNLCRNKPDPKVFLDEAWILLEPALTSILHEENLDRFCFAEISQAVDKTSCNPSSSEDLSNLIVDVCGTYISTTLQSLAVHCNDDDPSLLLLPLEKFWLEFPKKLRFICEIAGAGGPNLWELGLNLLPRKLFLASQICDKVRTFILLRVTDQRLGKPVNMSQLENLMYMFRWNPFRDSGFLKKPFLDSTAEFYAAEAKQVLEQSSDLPQYLKYVDRRVGEETKKCINLPLFSCFQDELLEVVNRELLGVHARALLEKGFEKLMDERPWEALRMMYDLFSQAGLVCHIKDALSSYICQTVEKILKEEGSSLAEFKAHVGKICCTYFAEDPLLEMTFHKFFEGLGVYVSPGSSPFRDPSADEMYRSPHWLF